The DNA window CCCAAGGCGGCATGGCTGTGGTGGTTTCGCCCGCTGGCGTCTCAGTTAACGGCCACCGGGGAATAAAATCAGGCCAAAGCAGCTCATGCGTCATGGCATTATTGCCTTCCCCACCGAGCCAGGGGACAACAAAGGTTCGTGCGTAAAACAACGCACCAAAAAAGCCTGCGAAAAACATAACTTCTGAGACAATGAACCACATCATCCCCATGCGGAAGGAGCGGTCCATTTGGGCGGAGTATTTTCCTGAGAGTGACTCGTGGATGACGTCCCTGAACCAACCGATCATAAAGTAGAGCAGAATGGCAATGCCCGCCAAAAGCACATAGGCACCCCAACCACCCCCAGTTTTGAGGTCATGCATGACCTGACCAGCACCCAAGATCATCAGCAATAGGGCGAATGCACCGACTGCTGGCCACTTGCTTTGTTCAGGAACATAGTATTTTTCGTAATTGGCCATTGTTTTCTCCTAACCTCCTATTCACGACGACACAGCAGGCGTCGCGACTTTTTTCGTAATATCGTACAAGGTATATGACAGCGCGATGTCATGCACTTCCGCTTGCAACGCCGTATCCACAAAAAATCTCAGTGGCATCCACTTCGCCTCACCCGGTGCCAAAGGCTGCTGATTGAAACAGAAGCACTCGATTTTGTGGAAATACAAGGCGCTTTGTCCTGGCGCCAAGCTTGGGACTGCCTGAAAGACCAAAGGCTTGTCCGTTTTATTCTTGATGTAAAAGCGCGTGA is part of the Gammaproteobacteria bacterium genome and encodes:
- a CDS encoding cytochrome c oxidase subunit 3 yields the protein MANYEKYYVPEQSKWPAVGAFALLLMILGAGQVMHDLKTGGGWGAYVLLAGIAILLYFMIGWFRDVIHESLSGKYSAQMDRSFRMGMMWFIVSEVMFFAGFFGALFYARTFVVPWLGGEGNNAMTHELLWPDFIPRWPLTETPAGETTTAMPPWGLPFVNTILLVTSSFTLTWAHHALKAGNRAKTILGLVLTLVLGFSFLALQVEEYIHAYTEMGLTLGSGIYGSTFFMLTGFHGMHVTVGAIMLTVMLVRAIKGHFTPEKHFAFEAAAWYWHFVDVVWIALFAFVYVL